The sequence gggTAACTGGTGgtgaattattttataaaattgttgAAAGAGGTTCATTTACAGAAAAAGGTGCACGTAATGTTGTAAGACAAGTATGTGCTGGTGTTGAATATCTCCATTCACAAGGTATTGCTCATAGAGATTTGAAACCAGAGAATTTATTATGTAATGGTGAAGGTGAAGATATGACAATCAAAATTGCAGATTTTGGTCTTAGTAAAATATTTGGAACTGGTGAAGCATTGGAAACAAGTTGTGGTACACCAGATTATGTTGCACCAGAAGTTTTAACTGGTGGTTCATATGATAATGCAGTCGATATGTGGTCAATTGGTGTCATTACctatattttattatgtgGTTTCCCACCATTCTATGCTTCATCTCAAAacttattatttgaaaaaattttaaccGCTGATTATGATTTCCCAGAACCAGAATGGACTCATGTCTCTGAACATGCCAAAGCTTTCATTAGAAACTTAATTGTCAAAGATCCAGATCAACGTCATACTGCCAAACAATGTCTTGATGACCTTTGGCTCTCTGGTAGTGATCAATCAATTGGTTCTGCTGCTGATCTCCACTCTCATTTCGCTGaaaagatgaagaaataTAATGACCAAAGAAGAGGTGGTCaatcttcaaataattaaatttaataataataataataaaaaaaaaaaaaaaaatcaaaaaaaaaaaagtaataataataaaaaaaaaaaaaaaaaaatctaaaaataaattaatgtaAACAATAGTAACATCAAAATAAATggttaaaataataataaaataaataatcaaaaaaaaaaaaaaaaataaaataaaataaaaaataaaaaaaataatttttaaaaaaaaaaaaaacaaacaaataatatatttctctttttttttttttttttttttttaaaaacatttttttaatttattttttaatttataattgatcAGAAGTTgctttaattatttgtttctttttattatcagaattaaaaataacttcAGCATTTCTCACTTGCCATTTATCATCAGAAGCATAAAGATTGAATAAAATACTAGCATTACCTTTTGGACCTTTAATTGGAATGATGACATCAGAGGTTGATTCACCATAGATTAATGGAAAGATTCTGTTTTTATATGGTACTAATAATGGAAGGTATTGATTTGGAATCATTGAGATTTGTTGTGCAATTGAGTGTTGACTAAGTTCTTCATAGATTGCATCCATAATACCAAGTTGTAAATGCTTCTTTTCTCTCTCTGATAATTTCTCTAAATCAATTGGTTGGTTACcattaccaataccaatCTTTTGTAAAAACCATTGATTATCATGGAATGTTGGTGCTTTGAAATCAATTGGTGCAATCTTTAAATTGAAATCTCTTTTCAATTCGATAATTGGTGATTTTGAATCTGATGGTGGACTTTCAAATGAAACTGGTCCGCCCAATGTTGATACAACTCTTGGATCATTGGTTACCACTTGAAATACTGGATATAATATATCATTCCATGAGTCGGCAACAATGGTTTCTGTAGTTGCGTTTTGTCCCTTATAATATGCTAATCCTGTATTGGTTACGTCATATcctaattttgaaataattgtaaatgcTAAAATTTTACCAAGAAG comes from Dictyostelium discoideum AX4 chromosome 2 chromosome, whole genome shotgun sequence and encodes:
- a CDS encoding CAMK1 family protein kinase; this encodes MGCFNSKEAGAGRPKTTTQQQQQATPEPTVTTAEVRADEKISMDQDISQGNVEDFYVVGKELGRGAFSVVREGTRKTTSDKVALKYIEKKFVKKKHIEQLRREIDIMKKVKHENVLSLKEIFESDSHLTLVMELVTGGELFYKIVERGSFTEKGARNVVRQVCAGVEYLHSQGIAHRDLKPENLLCNGEGEDMTIKIADFGLSKIFGTGEALETSCGTPDYVAPEVLTGGSYDNAVDMWSIGVITYILLCGFPPFYASSQNLLFEKILTADYDFPEPEWTHVSEHAKAFIRNLIVKDPDQRHTAKQCLDDLWLSGSDQSIGSAADLHSHFAEKMKKYNDQRRGGQSSNN